The proteins below are encoded in one region of Citrobacter enshiensis:
- the rlmC gene encoding 23S rRNA (uracil(747)-C(5))-methyltransferase RlmC, whose amino-acid sequence MHCALYDAGRCRSCQWITAPISEQLAAKTADLHTLLAERPVTQWCAPVCGPEQGFRNKAKMVVSGSVEKPLLGMLHRDGTPEDLCDCPLYPASFAPIFAALKPFIARAGLTPYNVARKRGELKYILLTQSQQDGGMMLRFVLRSEAKLGQLRAALPGLLAQLPQLKVITANIQPVHMAIMEGETENFLTEQQALAERFNGVPLWIRPQSFFQTNPVVASQLYATARDWVRQLPVNHMWDLFCGVGGFGLHCATPEMTLTGIEIAPEAIACAKQSARELGLQNLHFQALDSTQFATAQGGVPELVLVNPPRRGIGKALCDYLSQMAPEYIIYSSCNAQTMAKDIGELPGYRIERVQLFDMFPHTAHYEVLTLLVRQS is encoded by the coding sequence ATGCACTGCGCACTCTATGACGCAGGTCGCTGCCGCTCTTGTCAGTGGATCACAGCACCGATAAGCGAGCAACTCGCCGCCAAAACAGCCGATCTGCACACTTTGTTGGCCGAACGCCCGGTCACACAGTGGTGCGCGCCTGTCTGCGGCCCTGAACAGGGATTTCGCAATAAGGCGAAAATGGTGGTCAGCGGCAGCGTAGAGAAACCGCTGCTGGGTATGCTTCATCGTGACGGCACGCCGGAAGATCTTTGCGATTGCCCGCTGTATCCCGCCTCTTTTGCCCCCATTTTTGCGGCGTTGAAACCGTTTATCGCGCGCGCCGGACTGACGCCCTACAATGTGGCGCGCAAGCGTGGCGAGCTGAAATACATCCTGCTGACACAAAGCCAGCAGGACGGCGGCATGATGTTGCGCTTTGTGTTGCGTTCAGAGGCTAAACTCGGGCAATTGCGGGCGGCGCTGCCGGGGTTACTGGCGCAGTTACCCCAACTGAAGGTCATTACCGCGAATATTCAGCCTGTGCATATGGCGATCATGGAAGGGGAGACGGAAAACTTCCTGACCGAGCAGCAGGCGCTGGCGGAACGTTTTAACGGCGTACCGCTGTGGATCCGCCCACAGAGCTTTTTCCAGACCAACCCCGTAGTGGCAAGCCAATTATATGCAACCGCGCGTGACTGGGTGCGACAGCTTCCGGTCAACCATATGTGGGATCTGTTCTGTGGCGTTGGCGGGTTTGGCCTGCATTGCGCGACGCCGGAGATGACGCTGACCGGAATTGAAATCGCTCCGGAGGCGATAGCCTGCGCAAAGCAATCCGCCCGCGAATTAGGGTTACAGAATCTGCATTTTCAGGCGCTGGACTCAACCCAATTTGCCACCGCTCAGGGAGGCGTACCTGAACTGGTGCTGGTCAATCCACCGCGTCGCGGTATTGGGAAGGCGCTGTGTGACTATTTAAGCCAGATGGCGCCGGAATACATTATCTATTCCAGCTGTAATGCACAGACAATGGCGAAAGATATCGGTGAATTACCCGGTTATCGCATTGAACGCGTCCAGCTTTTCGATATGTTCCCGCATACCGCCCATTATGAAGTGTTGACGCTGCTGGTCAGACAATCATAA
- the artM gene encoding arginine ABC transporter permease ArtM, with the protein MLEYLPELMKGLHTSLTLTVASIVVALILALVFTIILTLKTPVLVWVVRIYITLFTGTPLLVQIFLIYYGPGQFPSLQEYPVLWHLLSEPWLCALIALSLNSAAYTTQLFYGAIRAIPEGQWQSCGALGMSKKDTLAILLPYAFKRALSSYSNEVVLVFKSTSLAYTITLMEVMGHGQLLYGRTYDVMVFGAAGVIYLIVNGLLTLLMRLVERKALAFERRN; encoded by the coding sequence ATGCTTGAGTATTTACCTGAATTAATGAAAGGGCTGCATACCAGCCTGACGCTGACCGTGGCGTCGATTGTGGTCGCCCTGATCCTGGCACTGGTTTTCACCATCATCCTGACGCTGAAAACGCCAGTGCTGGTCTGGGTGGTTCGCATCTATATCACGCTCTTTACCGGAACACCGCTGCTGGTGCAGATCTTCCTGATCTACTACGGACCAGGACAGTTCCCGTCACTGCAGGAGTATCCGGTGCTGTGGCATCTGCTCTCGGAGCCGTGGCTGTGCGCGTTAATTGCGTTATCTCTGAACAGCGCAGCGTATACCACGCAGCTGTTCTATGGCGCTATCCGCGCCATTCCAGAGGGCCAATGGCAGTCCTGCGGCGCACTGGGGATGAGCAAAAAAGACACGCTGGCGATTCTGTTGCCGTACGCCTTTAAACGCGCCCTCTCCTCTTACTCTAACGAAGTGGTACTGGTTTTCAAAAGTACCTCGCTGGCGTACACCATTACGCTGATGGAAGTGATGGGACATGGTCAGTTGCTGTACGGTCGTACCTATGATGTGATGGTCTTCGGCGCGGCAGGCGTCATTTACCTGATTGTTAACGGCCTGCTGACGCTGCTGATGCGTTTGGTCGAGCGTAAAGCCCTGGCGTTTGAGCGCAGAAATTAA
- the potH gene encoding putrescine ABC transporter permease PotH yields the protein MSTLEPAARVNKHSNFTLFMSRMQMKHGRKMVIALPYIWLILLFLLPFLIVFKISLSEMARAIPPYTNLMEWADGQLSVTLNLGNFLQLTDDPLYFDAYLQSLQVAGISTLCCLLLGYPLAWAVAHSKSSTRNILLLLVILPSWTSFLIRVYAWMGILKNNGVLNNFLLWLGVIDQPLTILHTNLAVYIGIVYAYLPFMVLPIYTALTRIDYSLVEASLDLGAKPLKTFFSVIVPLTKGGIIAGSMLVFIPAVGEFVIPELLGGPDSIMIGRVLWQEFFNNRDWPVASAVAIIMLLLLIVPIMWFHKHQQKSAGEHG from the coding sequence ATGAGTACACTTGAACCTGCGGCACGCGTGAACAAACACAGCAACTTCACGCTGTTTATGTCGCGTATGCAAATGAAGCATGGGCGCAAGATGGTCATTGCGCTGCCGTATATCTGGCTGATCCTGCTCTTTCTGCTGCCTTTTCTGATTGTCTTTAAAATCAGTCTGTCGGAGATGGCGCGGGCGATTCCGCCGTATACCAATCTGATGGAGTGGGCTGACGGACAGTTGTCTGTCACGCTCAATCTGGGGAATTTCCTGCAACTGACGGACGATCCGCTCTATTTTGACGCGTATCTGCAATCCCTGCAGGTGGCGGGGATTTCGACACTCTGCTGCTTACTGCTGGGATATCCGTTGGCGTGGGCGGTGGCGCACAGCAAATCCTCCACGCGTAACATCCTGCTGTTGCTGGTGATCTTACCGTCCTGGACCTCGTTTTTGATCCGTGTCTACGCGTGGATGGGGATTTTGAAAAACAACGGGGTGCTCAACAACTTTTTGCTGTGGCTTGGGGTCATTGATCAGCCGTTGACGATTCTGCACACCAATCTGGCGGTGTACATTGGGATTGTGTATGCCTATTTGCCGTTTATGGTGCTGCCGATTTATACCGCGCTAACCCGCATCGATTATTCGCTGGTGGAAGCCTCGCTGGATTTAGGGGCAAAACCGTTGAAAACCTTCTTCAGTGTCATCGTGCCGCTGACGAAGGGCGGCATTATTGCCGGGTCGATGCTGGTCTTTATCCCGGCGGTCGGGGAGTTCGTGATCCCGGAATTGCTCGGCGGTCCGGACAGCATCATGATTGGCCGCGTGCTCTGGCAGGAATTCTTCAACAACCGTGACTGGCCGGTCGCTTCTGCGGTGGCCATTATCATGCTGTTACTGCTGATCGTCCCGATCATGTGGTTCCACAAACATCAGCAAAAAAGTGCGGGGGAACACGGATGA
- the potF gene encoding spermidine/putrescine ABC transporter substrate-binding protein PotF, whose product MTALNKKWLSGLVAGALMAVSAGTLAAEQKTLHIYNWSDYIAPDTVANFEKETGIKVIYDVFDSNEVLEGKLMAGSTGFDLVVPSASFMERQLTAGVFQPLDKSKLPDWKNLDPELLKLVAKHDPGNKFAMPYMWATTGIGYNVDKVKAVLGKDAPVNSWDLIFKPENLEKLKSCGVSFLDAPEEVFSTVLNYLGKDPNSTKADDYTGPATELLLKLRPNIRYFHSSQYINDLANGDICVAIGWAGDVWQAANRAKEAKNGVNISYSIPKEGAMAFFDVFAMPADAKNKEEAYQFLNYLLRPDVIAHISDHVFYANANREATTLVSPEVRDNPGIYPPADVRAKMFTLKVQDPKIDRVRTRAWTKVKSGK is encoded by the coding sequence ATGACCGCCTTAAATAAAAAATGGCTATCGGGTCTGGTTGCGGGCGCTTTGATGGCCGTCTCTGCCGGCACGCTCGCTGCTGAACAAAAAACCCTTCATATCTATAACTGGTCTGATTATATCGCCCCGGATACGGTGGCTAATTTTGAAAAAGAGACAGGCATTAAAGTTATCTATGACGTGTTTGACTCCAATGAAGTCCTCGAAGGTAAGCTGATGGCCGGGAGTACCGGTTTTGATCTGGTGGTGCCATCCGCGAGCTTTATGGAGCGTCAATTAACGGCGGGTGTGTTTCAACCTCTGGATAAAAGCAAACTTCCTGACTGGAAAAACCTCGATCCTGAATTATTGAAGCTGGTTGCCAAGCACGATCCGGGCAACAAATTTGCGATGCCGTATATGTGGGCGACGACCGGCATTGGCTACAACGTCGATAAAGTGAAAGCGGTGCTGGGGAAAGATGCGCCGGTGAATAGCTGGGATCTGATCTTTAAACCTGAAAACCTTGAGAAGCTGAAAAGCTGTGGTGTTTCGTTCCTGGATGCACCTGAAGAGGTGTTTTCTACGGTGCTGAACTATCTGGGCAAAGATCCGAACAGTACGAAAGCCGATGATTATACCGGCCCGGCAACCGAGCTGTTGCTGAAGCTGCGTCCCAATATTCGCTACTTCCATTCCTCGCAATACATCAACGATCTGGCCAATGGCGACATTTGCGTGGCGATTGGCTGGGCAGGGGATGTCTGGCAGGCCGCTAACCGTGCAAAAGAAGCTAAAAACGGTGTAAACATTTCCTATTCAATCCCGAAAGAGGGGGCGATGGCGTTCTTTGACGTCTTTGCGATGCCTGCTGACGCGAAGAATAAAGAGGAGGCTTATCAGTTCCTCAACTATCTGTTGCGCCCGGATGTGATTGCTCACATTTCCGATCATGTGTTCTACGCTAACGCTAACAGAGAAGCGACAACGTTGGTCAGCCCGGAAGTCCGTGACAACCCGGGTATTTATCCGCCAGCGGATGTACGCGCCAAAATGTTCACGCTGAAAGTTCAGGATCCGAAGATCGACCGTGTTCGTACACGTGCCTGGACCAAGGTGAAGAGCGGTAAATAA
- the potG gene encoding putrescine ABC transporter ATP-binding subunit PotG, translating into MNEPIPRPQAKIRKALTPLLEIRNLTKSFDGQSAVDDVNLTIYKGEIFALLGASGCGKSTLLRMLAGFEQPTTGQIILDGVDLAHVPPYLRPINMMFQSYALFPHMTVEQNIAFGLKQDKLPKGEIDARVTEMLGLVHMQEFAKRKPHQLSGGQRQRVALARSLAKRPKLLLLDEPMGALDKKLRDRMQLEVVDILERVGATCVMVTHDQEEAMTMAGRIAIMNRGKFVQIGEPEEIYEHPTTRYSAEFIGSVNVFEGLLKDRQEDGLVIDSPGLVHPLKVDADASIVDNVPVYVALRPEKIMLCEAPPADGYNFAVGEVVHIAYLGDLSIYHVRVKSGQMISAQLQNEHRYRKGLPTWGDEVRLCWDADSCVVLTV; encoded by the coding sequence GTGAATGAGCCAATCCCCCGCCCGCAGGCGAAAATCCGTAAAGCGCTAACGCCGCTTCTTGAAATCCGCAATTTGACCAAGTCATTTGACGGTCAGAGTGCCGTGGATGACGTCAATCTCACTATTTATAAAGGCGAAATATTTGCATTACTTGGCGCATCGGGCTGCGGGAAATCCACGCTGCTGCGTATGCTGGCGGGTTTTGAACAACCTACCACCGGCCAAATCATCCTGGATGGTGTTGATTTGGCGCATGTGCCGCCTTATCTGCGTCCGATCAATATGATGTTTCAGTCCTATGCGCTGTTTCCACATATGACGGTGGAGCAGAACATTGCGTTCGGCCTCAAGCAGGACAAGCTGCCAAAAGGTGAAATAGACGCGCGAGTGACTGAAATGCTGGGGCTGGTGCACATGCAGGAGTTTGCCAAACGTAAGCCGCACCAGCTTTCAGGTGGGCAACGTCAGCGCGTAGCACTGGCGCGCAGCCTGGCTAAGCGTCCGAAGTTACTGCTGCTGGACGAACCCATGGGCGCACTGGATAAAAAACTGCGTGACCGGATGCAGCTGGAAGTGGTCGATATCCTCGAACGCGTGGGCGCGACCTGCGTCATGGTGACGCATGACCAGGAAGAAGCGATGACCATGGCCGGGCGTATTGCGATCATGAATCGCGGGAAGTTTGTACAAATTGGCGAGCCGGAAGAGATCTATGAACATCCGACCACGCGGTATAGCGCGGAGTTTATCGGTTCTGTGAATGTCTTTGAGGGCTTGTTGAAAGACCGTCAGGAAGATGGCCTGGTGATCGACTCTCCGGGGTTGGTGCATCCTTTAAAGGTGGATGCCGATGCATCGATTGTCGATAACGTGCCGGTGTATGTCGCGCTTCGCCCTGAGAAGATCATGCTGTGTGAGGCACCTCCGGCAGATGGCTACAATTTTGCTGTGGGTGAAGTGGTGCATATTGCCTATCTCGGCGATCTCTCCATTTATCATGTGCGTGTGAAAAGCGGTCAGATGATCAGCGCCCAGTTACAGAATGAGCACCGTTATCGCAAAGGTTTACCCACCTGGGGCGATGAAGTGCGTCTGTGTTGGGATGCGGACAGCTGCGTGGTGTTGACGGTTTAA
- a CDS encoding inner membrane protein YbjM: MKHKQGWAGAVCCFVLFIVVCLSLVMNVKGAFRAAGHPEIGLLFFTLPGAVASFWSHRREVIKPLFGAMLAAPCCLLLMRLFFTPTRSLWQELAWLFSAVFWCALGALCFLFISSLFDPRRKKSE; encoded by the coding sequence TTGAAACATAAACAAGGTTGGGCAGGCGCTGTCTGCTGCTTTGTACTCTTTATTGTGGTGTGTCTTTCATTAGTGATGAACGTGAAAGGGGCGTTTCGGGCTGCAGGTCATCCTGAGATTGGGTTACTGTTTTTTACGCTACCCGGTGCCGTGGCCAGTTTCTGGTCCCATCGCAGGGAAGTGATTAAACCCCTGTTTGGCGCGATGCTGGCGGCACCCTGTTGTCTGTTGCTGATGCGGCTGTTTTTTACACCCACGCGTTCTCTGTGGCAGGAGCTTGCCTGGTTGTTTAGCGCGGTGTTCTGGTGCGCGCTTGGTGCACTCTGCTTTTTATTTATCAGCAGTCTGTTTGACCCGCGGCGCAAGAAAAGCGAATAA
- the artJ gene encoding arginine ABC transporter substrate-binding protein ArtJ, whose protein sequence is MKKLVLAALLATFATGAAAAEKINFGVSATYPPFESMDANNKIVGFDIDLATALCKQMQAECTFTNHAFDSLIPALKFKKYDAVISGMDITPERSKQVSFTTPYYANSALVIAKKETYKTFADLKGKRIGMENGTTHQKYLQDKHPEVKTVAYDSYQNAIIDLKNGRIDGVFGDTAVVNEWLKTNPQLGTATEKVTDPQYFGTGLGIAVRPDNKALLEKLNGALAAIKADGTYQKISDQWFPQ, encoded by the coding sequence ATGAAAAAGTTAGTTCTGGCTGCATTACTCGCAACGTTTGCAACTGGCGCCGCAGCGGCTGAGAAGATCAATTTTGGCGTTTCCGCCACTTACCCTCCTTTTGAATCGATGGATGCGAACAACAAAATTGTCGGTTTTGATATCGATCTGGCGACAGCATTATGCAAACAAATGCAGGCTGAATGTACTTTTACCAATCATGCTTTTGACAGCCTGATCCCCGCCTTGAAATTCAAAAAATATGACGCGGTGATTTCGGGTATGGATATTACGCCGGAACGCAGCAAGCAGGTCTCATTTACCACGCCTTACTACGCCAACTCTGCGCTGGTAATTGCGAAAAAAGAGACCTACAAGACCTTCGCCGACCTGAAGGGTAAGCGTATTGGTATGGAAAATGGCACCACCCACCAGAAGTACCTGCAGGACAAACACCCTGAGGTAAAAACCGTGGCCTATGACAGCTATCAAAATGCGATTATCGATCTGAAGAATGGCCGTATTGATGGCGTATTCGGCGATACCGCAGTGGTGAATGAGTGGCTGAAAACCAACCCTCAACTGGGTACCGCCACGGAAAAAGTGACCGATCCGCAATACTTCGGCACCGGTCTTGGCATCGCGGTCCGCCCGGATAATAAAGCCCTGCTGGAAAAACTGAACGGTGCGCTGGCCGCCATCAAAGCCGACGGCACGTATCAGAAAATCAGCGATCAATGGTTCCCGCAGTAA
- the potI gene encoding putrescine ABC transporter permease PotI, whose product MNNLPVVRSPWRIFILVLGFTFLYAPMLMLVIYSFNSSKLVTVWAGWSTRWYGELFHDEAMMSAVALSLTIAACAATMAVILGTIAAVVMVRFGRFRGSTGFAFMITAPLVMPDVITGLSLLLLFVALGHAIGWPADRGMLTIWLAHVTFCTAYVAVVISSRLRELDQSIEEAAMDLGATPLKVFFVITLPMIMPAVISGWLLAFTLSLDDLVIASFVSGPGATTLPMLVFSSVRMGVNPEINALATLILGVVGIVGFIAWYLMARMEKQRIRDIQRARRG is encoded by the coding sequence ATGAACAACTTACCGGTAGTCCGTTCGCCCTGGCGAATCTTCATTCTGGTGCTTGGTTTTACCTTCCTTTATGCGCCGATGCTGATGTTGGTGATTTACTCCTTTAACAGCTCCAAACTGGTGACGGTCTGGGCGGGCTGGTCCACGCGCTGGTACGGCGAGCTTTTTCACGATGAAGCGATGATGAGCGCAGTCGCCCTGAGCCTGACCATTGCCGCCTGTGCGGCCACCATGGCGGTGATTCTCGGTACCATTGCCGCCGTGGTGATGGTTCGCTTTGGGCGTTTTCGCGGCTCCACCGGGTTTGCGTTTATGATAACGGCGCCGCTGGTGATGCCGGACGTCATTACCGGACTGTCGTTGCTGTTGCTGTTTGTGGCATTAGGACACGCTATCGGCTGGCCGGCGGACCGTGGCATGTTGACCATCTGGTTGGCGCACGTCACCTTCTGTACCGCGTATGTGGCGGTGGTGATTTCATCGAGGTTGCGCGAACTGGATCAATCGATTGAAGAGGCGGCGATGGATCTTGGCGCCACGCCGTTGAAGGTGTTCTTCGTGATCACCTTGCCGATGATTATGCCGGCGGTGATCTCTGGCTGGCTGTTGGCCTTCACGCTCTCGCTTGACGATCTGGTTATCGCCAGCTTTGTCTCTGGTCCTGGTGCGACGACCTTACCGATGCTGGTTTTCTCCAGCGTACGTATGGGCGTTAACCCGGAAATAAACGCCTTAGCGACCCTGATCCTTGGGGTGGTAGGAATTGTCGGATTTATCGCCTGGTATCTGATGGCACGTATGGAAAAACAACGGATCCGCGATATCCAGCGTGCAAGACGCGGCTGA
- a CDS encoding YbjC family protein — protein MRTIGALPKSVLILEFFGMVILALALLSLNHTLTLPAPFNTSLAEIVMIFIGVLLMLPAAVVLMWRIAQRLAPQLMMRTPDSSSRSDRDKPHDSNH, from the coding sequence ATGCGGACGATTGGCGCGCTACCCAAAAGTGTGTTGATACTGGAGTTTTTCGGTATGGTGATACTGGCGCTGGCCTTGTTATCGCTCAATCACACTCTCACACTGCCTGCACCTTTTAACACCTCGCTGGCGGAGATCGTGATGATCTTTATTGGCGTCCTGCTCATGCTGCCTGCTGCAGTCGTGCTGATGTGGCGAATCGCGCAACGGCTCGCTCCGCAACTGATGATGCGTACCCCCGACTCATCTTCCCGTTCCGACAGAGATAAACCTCATGACTCCAACCATTGA
- the rimK gene encoding 30S ribosomal protein S6--L-glutamate ligase, with protein sequence MKIAILSRDGTLYSCKRLREAAMKRGHLVDILDPLSCYMNVSPAGSSIHYKGRQLPQYDAVIPRIGSAITFYGTASLRQFELLGSYPLNESVAITRARDKLRSLQLLARQGIDLPITGIAHSPDDTHDLIEMVGGAPLVVKLVEGTQGIGVVLAETRQAAESVVDAFRGLNAHILVQEYIAEAKGRDIRCLVVGDEVVAAIERRAKEGDFRSNLHRGGVASIANITAREREIAIKAAQTLGLDVAGVDILRAERGPLVMEVNASPGLEGVEKTTGVDIAGRMIQWIERHATAEFCLKTGG encoded by the coding sequence GTGAAAATTGCCATTTTGTCCCGGGACGGAACGCTCTATTCTTGTAAACGCCTGCGAGAGGCGGCGATGAAACGCGGTCATCTGGTTGATATTCTCGATCCCCTTTCCTGCTACATGAACGTGAGTCCGGCGGGGTCGTCCATTCATTACAAAGGCCGCCAGCTTCCTCAATATGATGCGGTCATCCCGCGCATTGGTTCTGCGATAACGTTTTATGGCACGGCGTCCCTGCGTCAGTTTGAGCTGCTCGGGAGCTACCCGCTCAATGAATCCGTTGCGATCACCCGCGCACGCGACAAGCTGCGTTCGTTACAGTTACTCGCCCGGCAAGGGATCGATTTACCCATCACCGGGATCGCCCATTCGCCGGACGACACCCACGACCTGATCGAGATGGTTGGCGGCGCGCCGCTGGTGGTAAAACTGGTCGAGGGAACGCAGGGGATTGGTGTTGTGCTGGCAGAAACGCGCCAGGCGGCGGAAAGCGTGGTTGACGCCTTTCGCGGACTTAACGCGCATATTCTGGTGCAGGAGTATATTGCGGAAGCCAAAGGTCGCGATATTCGCTGTCTGGTGGTGGGCGACGAGGTTGTGGCGGCAATTGAACGGCGGGCAAAAGAGGGGGATTTTCGCTCTAACCTGCATCGTGGCGGCGTCGCCAGCATCGCCAACATTACGGCACGTGAACGAGAGATTGCCATCAAGGCTGCGCAAACGCTGGGGCTGGATGTCGCGGGTGTCGATATTTTGCGTGCAGAGCGGGGTCCGTTAGTGATGGAAGTGAACGCATCACCAGGCCTGGAAGGGGTAGAGAAAACCACAGGGGTTGATATTGCCGGGCGAATGATCCAGTGGATTGAACGTCACGCGACAGCCGAATTTTGCCTTAAAACGGGTGGCTAA
- the nfsA gene encoding oxygen-insensitive NADPH nitroreductase, whose protein sequence is MTPTIDLLRGHRSIRHFADEAISDAQREAIIAAAQGTSSSSFLQCSSIIRITDKTMREALVSLTGGQKHVAQAAEFWVFCADFNRHLQICPDAQLGLAEQLLLGVVDTAMMAQNALTAAESLGLGGVFIGGLRNNIEAVTEMLKLPKHVLPLFGLCLGWPADNPGIKPRLPAGLIVHENHYQPMDASLLARYDEQIAHYYQTRDSNARRDTWSDHIRRTIIKENRPFILEYLHKQGWATR, encoded by the coding sequence ATGACTCCAACCATTGATTTACTGCGCGGCCACCGTTCTATTCGCCATTTTGCTGATGAAGCGATCTCCGATGCGCAGCGCGAGGCGATTATCGCCGCTGCTCAGGGAACGTCGAGCTCCAGCTTTCTGCAGTGCAGTTCCATCATCCGTATTACTGATAAAACAATGCGTGAAGCGCTGGTAAGCTTAACCGGTGGGCAAAAACACGTGGCTCAGGCCGCCGAGTTTTGGGTTTTTTGCGCGGATTTTAATCGTCATTTACAGATTTGCCCTGATGCCCAGTTAGGCCTCGCGGAGCAGCTGTTGCTGGGGGTGGTCGACACCGCGATGATGGCGCAAAATGCGCTGACCGCCGCGGAATCCCTGGGGCTGGGTGGAGTGTTCATTGGTGGTCTGCGTAATAATATCGAGGCGGTAACAGAAATGCTGAAATTGCCAAAACACGTGCTGCCGCTGTTTGGCTTGTGTCTCGGCTGGCCTGCCGATAATCCTGGGATTAAACCGCGTTTGCCTGCCGGGTTGATTGTTCACGAGAACCACTATCAGCCGATGGATGCTTCTTTGTTAGCGCGCTATGACGAGCAAATTGCGCACTATTATCAGACGCGAGACAGCAACGCGCGCCGCGATACCTGGAGCGATCATATTCGGCGCACCATCATTAAAGAAAACCGACCTTTCATTCTGGAATATTTACATAAACAAGGCTGGGCGACGCGCTAA
- a CDS encoding YbjN domain-containing protein: MTSLVVPTLDTLRQWLDDLGMSFFECDTCQALHLPHMQNFDGIYDAKIDLVDNTLLFSAMAEVRPSALLPLAADLSAINASSLTVKAFLDMQDDNLPKLVVCQSLSVMPGVTYEQFEWFVRQSEEQISMVILEAGAHQLLFSAEEDAQKNGAENHFLH, encoded by the coding sequence ATGACATCACTGGTCGTTCCCACTCTGGATACGTTGCGTCAATGGCTCGACGACCTGGGCATGAGTTTTTTTGAATGTGATACTTGCCAGGCGCTGCATTTACCGCATATGCAGAACTTCGATGGCATCTACGACGCAAAAATTGATTTGGTGGATAACACGCTGTTGTTTTCTGCCATGGCGGAAGTCAGACCTTCAGCGCTGTTGCCGCTGGCGGCCGATTTATCCGCGATTAACGCCAGTTCGTTAACCGTGAAGGCGTTTCTCGACATGCAGGATGACAATCTGCCGAAGTTGGTGGTTTGCCAGTCGTTATCCGTGATGCCAGGGGTGACGTACGAACAGTTTGAGTGGTTTGTTCGTCAGAGCGAAGAACAGATCTCAATGGTTATCCTGGAAGCCGGGGCACATCAACTTTTGTTCAGCGCTGAAGAAGACGCGCAAAAAAACGGCGCTGAGAACCATTTTCTTCACTGA
- a CDS encoding YbjO family protein, which translates to MAFTEENTVGFFKKSASSHARLNVPALVQVAALAIIMIRGLDLLMIFNTLGVPGIVEFIHRSVQTWNLTLVFLGSLVLVFVEIYCAFSLVKGRNWARWVYLLTQVIATGYLWAASLGYGYPELFSIAGESKREILRTLVMQKLPDMLVLLLLFIPPASRRFFRLQ; encoded by the coding sequence ATTGCTTTCACGGAAGAGAACACGGTGGGATTTTTTAAAAAATCAGCCTCATCACATGCTCGTTTGAATGTCCCTGCTTTGGTGCAGGTGGCGGCGCTCGCCATTATTATGATCCGCGGCCTTGACTTGCTGATGATTTTTAACACGCTTGGCGTGCCGGGAATCGTTGAATTTATTCATCGCAGCGTGCAGACATGGAACCTGACCCTGGTCTTTTTGGGGAGTCTGGTACTGGTTTTTGTCGAAATTTACTGTGCGTTTTCGTTAGTCAAAGGGCGCAACTGGGCCCGTTGGGTCTATCTGCTGACCCAGGTCATTGCGACCGGTTATCTGTGGGCGGCCTCGTTGGGGTACGGCTATCCTGAACTGTTCAGCATTGCAGGCGAGTCAAAACGCGAGATCCTGCGTACCCTGGTGATGCAAAAACTGCCCGATATGCTGGTTTTGCTGCTGCTGTTTATTCCCCCCGCCAGCCGCCGGTTCTTCCGCCTGCAATAA
- a CDS encoding GrxA family glutaredoxin produces MFTVIFGRPGCPYCVRAKELAEKLSNEHDDFNYRYIDIHAEGISKADLEKTVGKPVETVPQIFVDQKHIGGCTDFEAWAKENVDLFA; encoded by the coding sequence ATGTTTACCGTGATTTTCGGTCGTCCAGGATGCCCCTATTGCGTACGTGCCAAAGAGCTGGCAGAGAAATTAAGCAACGAGCACGACGATTTCAACTATCGCTATATCGATATTCACGCTGAAGGGATTTCGAAAGCGGATCTGGAAAAAACTGTTGGTAAACCGGTTGAGACCGTACCGCAGATTTTTGTCGATCAAAAACACATCGGCGGCTGCACCGATTTTGAAGCATGGGCAAAAGAGAACGTGGATCTGTTTGCCTGA